GAACATGGATCTGGCCCGCGCCCTGGATATCGGCGGCACGCCCACCTTCATCGTCGGCGACCGCATCATCTCCAGCGCCCTGGACCAGCCGACCTTGAAGCAGCTGATGGATGCGGCGCGCCGCTCCGCCGCCAAGCAGGGCGGTTGATCCTCATCATTCCGTCGAAACGGAGAAAGCCCCCGGTCAATCGGCCGGGGGCTTTTTCATTGCGCCACCGGCGCCCACAGAATCTCGTCGATGCTCTGGGCCCCGGCCAGCAGCATGACCAGCCGGTCGAAGCCCAAGGCGATGCCCGCCGAATCCGGCATGCCGAGGTCCAGGGCGGCCAGAAAGTCCTCGTCCAGGGGATAGCGCTCGCCATAGAGCCGTTCCTTCAGATCCATGTCAGCGGTGAAGCGGCGGCGCTGCTCGGCCGCATCGGTCAGTTCCCCGAAGGCGTTGCACAATTCCACCCCCAGGGCATAGGCCTCGAAGCGCTCGGCCACCCTTGGATCGGCGGGGCTGGGCCGCGACAGGGCGGCCATGGAGACGGGATAGGAATGAAGGATGACCGGTCGGTCGAAGCCCAGATGGGGCTCGATACGGTCGAGCATCACCTTGAAGAAAATATCCTCCCATGTGTCCGAAGGGCTGACGGAAATGCCGATGCGCGTGGCCTCGGCGGCCAATGCCGACCGGTCGGGCGAAGTTGGATCGGGGGCGGTCGCCAGCACGTCCATATGGGCATATTCGCCGAAGGCCTCGGCCACCGAGAGACGCCGCCAGGGGACGAAGGGATCGCAGTCCTTGTCTTCACGCCGCAACAGCTTGGTCCCCGCGGCGCGGGCGCATTCTTGGACCAGGGCCTCGGTATCGTCCATCAGATCATCCAGAGAGGCCCCGGCCCGATACCATTCCAGCATGGTGAATTCCGGGTGATGGGTGGCCGAGCGCTCGGCGTTGCGGAAGACCTTGGCCAACTGATAAAGGCGCGGCATGCCCGCCACCAGCAGCTTCTTCATGGCGAATTCGGGGCTGGTATGGAGATAAAGCGGACGGTCGGGACCGCCATAGGGATCGGTGAGTGCGGTGGCGAAGGCCTTGAGATGGGGTTCGAGGCCGGGCGACACCTGAAGGCAGGGGGTTTCCACCTCGGCGAAACCGCGCGCGGCGAAGAAGGCGCGGGTGGCGTTGACCGCCCGCGAGCGCAGATCCAGATTCGCCCGGCGCGCCGCGAACACTTCGGGCCGCCACCATTCTTTACCTGCCATGGCCTTTTCCTTTAGAACCGGCATCTCGTCGTGTGCGTCGGCCTTTGGTTAACCACGAAGGCACGAAGACACGAAGAGAAAAGAAGGATTCTTGAAATCTTCGTGGTCCTTCGTGTCTTCGCGCCTTCGTGGTGAATCCGCCTCATGACCGCTGTCCGCCGCCACACCCTTCGCACCGCCCAAGACCTGCTTGACGCCGGACTGATCCGCGACGCGGCGGCGGTGGAGCAGGTCGCGCGCACCTATGCCGTGGGCCTGACGCCTGCCGTGGTGGATCTGATCGACCCCGCCGACCCCGCCGATCCCATCGCCCGGCAATATGTCCCGTCGCCCGAGGAGCTGACCACCACGGCGGAGGAACGCGCCGACCCCATCGGTGACGCAGCCTACAGCCCGGTGAAGGGCCTCGTTCACCGCTACCCCGACCGGGTGCTGTTGACGCCCTTGCTGGTCTGCCCGGTCTATTGCCGCTTCTGCTTTCGCCGTGCCAGGGTGGGCGATGGCGAGGCCACCATGACCGAGGCGGAGATCGAGGCCGCGCTGGCCTATGTGGCCTGTCGCCCCGACATCCGCGAGGTGATCCTGACCGGCGGCGATCCGCTGATGCTGCCCGCGCCACGGCTGGGCGCGCTGCTGGACCGTATCGGCGCCATCGGCCATGTGGAGCTGATCCGCATCCATTCGCGCGTGCCGGTCAGCGATCCCGGCCGCATCACCCCCGATCTCGCCACCGTTCTGGGCGGAGGCGATAAGCCGGTCTGGCTGGCGGTGCATGTCAATCATCCGCGCGAGGTGTCGCCCCTGGCTTCGGCGGGGCTGAGTATGCTGGCCCGCGCCGGTGTGCCGCTTCTCTCCCAGACCGTGCTGCTGAAGGGGGTCAATGACCGGGCCGATGTGCTCGATGACCTGTTCCGCGCCCTGATCCGCAACCGGGTGCGGCCCTATTACCTGCACCACCCCGATCTGGCCCCTGGCACCAGCCATTTCCGCCCCAGCATCAAGGAGGGCCAGGCCCTGATGCGGGTCTTGCGCGGCCGTCTGTCCGGCATTGCACAGCCCACCTATGTGCTCGACATCCCCGGCGGCGCGGGCAAGGTGCCGGTGGGGCCGGGCTATTGGGATGGGGAGGAGGGGGTGGTCATCGATCCCAATGACGCGGAACACTCTTATCCCTAATCCCGCCGCCAAAGGGTGGCCAGCCAGGGCTGTTGCTCTCGCGGCAACCCTTTGGGCCGGAAATAGCGGTGGATTTCGCAAAACCCGGCCTGGGTGACCAGTTCGGCCCAGCGTTCCGGCGTGTGATAGGCGCCGAACCGCCCGCCGCTGTAACCTTCCTGATCGCGGCCATGGGGATTGGAACTGAACAGCACGCCGCACGGCTTGAGGCTGTCGCGCAGGATGCCGAGGACCTGGGGCAGGGCCTTGACCGGCACATGGAACAGCGAGGCATTGGCGAAGATGCCGTCGAAATGGCTCTGCGGCAAATCGAGATCCAGGAAGTTCTGGTGCCAGACCGGACAGCCGCTGTACTCCGCCGCCATTCGCACGAAATTGGCCGCGCCGTCCAGGCCGATGGGCTTGTGGCCGCGCTGGGCGAAGGCCTTGAGATCGCGCCCCGGCCCGCAGCCGAAATCCAAGATGGTGAAGGGCGGCGGCCCCGATAGCCGGGTCAGAAGCGCATCGATGTTCTGAGTGACGTCGTGGTCGCGGGTGCCCTGCCAGAACTGTTCCGCCCGGCTGTCGTAATAGTCCAGGGTAGGGGCTGACGGATCGTCTTGTATGATATCGGGCCGGACCATGGCGAGTAGATTGGGTCCTTTGCCGTCCAGGTCAATGGGCAAGGCTCTCGATCGGGACGGCAATTGTTGCCTTCCCCAAGGCGACCTGATAGGGTCCGCGCCAAATTTCCTTAAGCCCTGTTGGAACTCCCATGAAGATCAATGCCAACCTGATTCGTCCCGGCAACATCCTGGAACACAATGGCCGCCAGTATGCGGTGCTGAAGACTCAGATCGTCCAGCCCGGCAAGGGCGGCGCCTTCATCACCGTCGAGATGCGCGACATCCGCACCGGCAACAAGACCAACGAGCGTTGGCGCACCGCCGATACCATCGAGAAGTGCAACGTGGAGGCCAAGGAGTGCACGTTCCTGTTCAAGGACGACTCCAACATGACCTTCATGGACTCGGAAAGCTTCGAGCAGTTCACCATGCCCAACGACACGTTGGGTGACACGATCGGCTTCCTGCAGGACGGCATGGTGGTCGAGGTTGACTTCGTCGAGGGTTCGCCAGTCTCCATCACGCTGCCGGAAAAGGTGGTGATGAAGGTGGTCGAGGCCGATCCGGTGGTGAAGGGACAGACCGCGTCGTCGTCCTACAAGCCCGCCAAGCTGGAAAACGGCATGAAGATCCTGGTTCCCCCCTTCCTGGAAGAGGGTGAGGTGATCATCGTCAACACCACCGATTGCTCGTATGTCGAGCGGTTCAAGGGCTAGCCGGTGATCATTCGCTCCGCACTTCTGAATGTCATGATGGGGGCGGCCCGCAAGGCGTCGCGCAACCTTGTGCGTGATTACGGCGAGGTCGAACATCTGCAGGTGTCCAAGAAGGGCCCCGCCGATTTCGTCTCTTCGGCCGATCTCAAGACCGAGAAGGCCCTGCGGGCCGAGCTGAAGAAGGCCCGGCCCGGTTTCGGCTTCCTGCTGGAAGAAGGTGGCGAGATCGCGGGCGACGACACCAGCCATCGCTGGATCATCGACCCCATCGACGGCACCACCAACTTCCTGCACGGCATCCCCAATTTCTGCATCTCCATCGCGCTGGAGCGTGATGGCGAGCTGATCGCCGGTGTGGTCTACCAGCCGCTGGGCGACGAGATGTTCCATGCGGAAAAGGGCGCCGGAGCGTTCTTGAACGAGCGGCGTCTGCGCGTCTCGGCCCGGCGCAAGCTGGAAGACACCCTGATCGCCACCGGCATTCCCTTCATCGGGCGGCCGGGCCACGAGACCTTCTTGAAGGAATTGGCCGCCGTGATGCCCCAAGTGGCGGGCATCCGCCGTTTCGGCTCGGCGGCCCTCGATCTGGCTTATGTGGCGGCGGGGCGCTGCGACGGCTATTGGGAAACCGGGATCAAGCCGTGGGATATCGCCGCGGGCATCGTGCTGGTCAAGGAAGCGGGCGGCTATGTCACCGATTTCCAGGGCGGCTCCAAGATGCTGGACAATGGCGAAATTCTGGCTGCCAATGACCATCTGCATCAGCCGTTGTTGAAACTGCTGCGGACGGCGCGGGGATAGGGTTGTGGCCGGACATCCGTTCGGCTAGATTCTTGACCACAAGAATACCGAGGGAATTCAGCCGGGAGAGGGCGTGATGAGCAGGGGGAGAAAGGTCGCGTTACTGGCGCTGGGAGCGCTCGTCGCCGTCGCGGCCCAGCCCGCATCCGCCCAGGTGGTGGTGGGGGAATATCGCTCCAGCGTCGACGTCAACTGGGACGTGTTGGACCGGCTTGGGCCGGAACCGACCCTGCCCGGCCTGATCACCCGCCCGCCCTCGGCCGCCACGCCCGCCGCCCCGCGTCCGGTGGCGCGGCCCGTAACGCCCAAATCCTCGGGTTTCAAGCCCTATGCCGAGGCGCCCGCGGCCCCCAAGGTCGCGGCCAAGCCCAGGCCGGAGAAGGTGGCCGCCGCTCCCAAGGTGGACATCCCCGCCGCCGAACCGCCCAAGGCCCCCGAGCCCGTCGCGGCTCCCGAGCCGGTCAAGGCTTCGGCCCCGGTCTCCAAGCCGTCCAAGCCTGATATCGCTGCCGAGGTTCCCGTTCCGGCCAAGGTCGAGCCTCCCAAGGCCCCCGCCAAGGCCAATGAAACCCCCAAGGCCCCCGAGCCGGTCAAGGTGGCCGAGCCGGTCAAAGCGCCAGAGCCGCCCAAGGTGGTCGAGCCGCCCAAGGTGGTCGAGCCGCCCAAGGTGGTCGAGGCGCCCAAGGCTCCCGAACCCGTCAAGATCCCCGAACCGCCCAAGGTGGTCGAGGCGCCCAAGGCCCCCGAACCGCCTTCCGCCGTTCAGTTCGTCAAGGCACCTCCGCCTGCCGCCCCGACTCCCGTGGCCCCGACTCCCGTGGCCCCGGCTCCCGTGGTCGCCGCTCCTCCGGTAGCTCCGCCTCTGCCGGTGGCGCCGCCGCCTGTGGTCGCGCCCGCACCGGCGCCCCAGATCGCCGCCGTGGCCCCGATTGCCCCCGCGCCCGCCCCGGTTGCCGCGCCCGTGCGCAAGGGCGACAATCTGACGGTGCCGTTTGCCACCGACAGCTCCCATCTGCCCGACACGGTGCGCATGGAACTGGACCGTCTGGCCCAGCGCATGGACAAGGACGAGAACCTGAATCTCCAGCTTCTGGCCTATGCCGCCGGTGACGAGGCCAATGCCAGCAAGGCGCGGCGCCTGTCGCTGTCGCGGGCGTTGGAAGTGCGCAAATACCTGATGGAGATGGGCGTCCGCTCCACCCGCATCGAGGTCCGCGCCCTTGGCAACAAGGTGGAAAGCGGCTCGCCCGATCGCGTCGACGCCATGTTGGTGGCGCGCTGAGGCTCTTGGGGCGCTCGCCCTATTTCGGACATGATCGCGCGCCAGGATAAATGGTGCGCGCGTTTCGCCGCCCGCAGTGTGATCGAGTGCCGCCCATGATCCGTCCCACCCGCTATCTCTTGCGCATGGCCGCCTTCCTGGTGCTGGTGGCTGCCCTGGCGGCGCTGCTGAATGAGGGGCTGGTGGCGGCCTTTTCCCACAATCCGGCTCTCAACGGATTGCTGCTGGGCGTCTTCGTGGCCGGGATCGTGCTCAATTTCCGCCAGGTGATGCTGCTGACCCCCGAAGTGGAGTGGCTGGACAACTGGCGCAAGGGCCAGCCGACCCTGTCCGGGCGCTTGCGCCTGCTGGCCCCCATGGCGGGCATGCTGGGCGAGCGCCAGGGACGGGTCAGCCTGTCGGCCATGGCGCTGCGCTCGGTGCTGGATTCCATCGCGGCCCGGTTGGAGGAACAGCGCGACCTGTCGCGCTATGTGGTGGGCCTGATGATCTTCCTGGGCCTGTTGGGCACCTTCTGGGGCCTGTCCCAGACCGTGGGCTCGGTGGGTGAGGTGATCGCCTCCCTGGCCATGGGGGGCGCCGATCCGGCCGCCGCCTTCGAAGGCCTCAAGGCTGGCATGGCAAAGCCCCTGGCCGGAATGGGCACCGCCTTTTCCACCTCGCTGTTCGGTCTGGCCGGTTCGCTGGCGCTGGGCTTTCTCGACCTCAATGCGGGCCAGGCGCAGAACGCCTTTTACAACGAGCTTGAGGAATGGCTGGCCGGGCAGACCCGGCTGGGCACCGGCGGGCCGCTGACCTCGGCCGAGGATGGCGGCGCGGGACAATCGGTGCCCGCCTATATCCAGGCCCTGCTGGAACAGACCGCCGACAGCCTGGACAATCTCCAGCGGGTCATTGCCAGGGGCGAGGATAACCGGGGCAGCGTCAATGCCTCGCTGACCCAGTTGACCGAGAAGCTGTCGACGCTCACCGACCACATGAAGGTGGAGCAATCCTTGCTGCTCAAACTGGGCGAGGGGCAGCTTGAAACCCGCGCCTTGATGGCCCGCATGGTGGAAGGCGGCACCGGCGGCGGCATGGACGACGCCAGCCGCAACCATCTGCGCAGCCTGGACGGCACCATGAAGCGTCTGGTGGACGAGACGGTGGCCAGCCGCGACCAACTGACGACGGAACTGCGCTCGGAAATCCGGCTGCTGGCGCGCACCATCGCCGCCATCGCCGAGGAACCACTGGAGCGCTGATCCATGGCCCTGCGCCGCGCCCGCCGTTCCATCGATATCTGGCCCGGCTTCGTCGATGCCCTGGCTACCCTGATCATGGTGGTGGTTTTCCTGCTGATGATCTTCGTGCTGGCCCAGTTCTTTCTGGGCCAGGCCCTGTCGGGCCGCCAAAAGGCCCTGGACGATCTGGGCCGCGAGATGGCGGCGCTGGCCGAGAAGCTCAATCTTCAGACCAAGGCCAATGCCGCCCTGGAAGCCGAACTGATGAGCAGCCGGGCGGAAAAGGAAAAGATGGAGGCCTGGGCGGCGGGCGTACATCAGGACATGGCGGCGCTGCTGGCCTTGAAGGATGAGAAAGAGGCGGAACTGGCCGCCGAGAAGAAGATTTCCGACGAGGGCCGCGCGCAACTCGCTCTGCTTAACCAGCAGATTGCGGCCATGCGCGAGGAATTGGCCCGCGTCACCGCCGCTCTGGACGCCTCCGAGGCCCGCGATAAGGAACAGAAGGCCCAGATCGCCGATCTGGGCAAGCGCCTCAACGTCGCCCTGGCGGGCAAGGTGGAGGAGCTTCAGAAATACCGTTCTGAATTCTTCGGTCGCCTGCGCAAGGTGCTGGGCGACCATCCCGGCATCCGAATCGAGGGCGACCGCTTCATATTTCAGTCGGAATTGCTGTTCGCCACCGGCTCGGCCGATCTGGGGCCGGAGGGCGTCGAGCAGGTGGGCCGTCTGGCCGCCACGCTCAAGGATATCGCCAAGACCATGCCCAAGGGCGTCAACTGGGTGCTGCGCATCGACGGCCATACCGACCGGCGGCCCATGGTTTCAGGCCGCTATCCCTCGAACTGGGAGCTTTCCACGGCGCGCGCCATTACCGTGCTGCGCACCCTGGCCGCCAACGGGGTGCCAAAGGACCGGCTGGCGGCGGCGGGCTTCGGCGAGTTCCAGCCGGTGGACCCGGCCGACAATGAGGCCGCCTACGCCAAGAACCGCCGCATCGAGATCAGGTTCGATCAGCGGTAGGGGGGGCGTCGTGGGCGAGATGACCTTCGAGTTCGAGGCCCAATTGTGGCTCTATCCCGGTGATGCGGCTTGGCACTTCATCACACTTCCCCGCGAAATCGCCGAGGAAATCCGGTTCTTCTGTCCGCGGCGCGGTGCGGGGTGGGGCTCGGTCCGGGTGGAGGCGTGCATCGGCGCCAGCCGATGGAGGACGTCGGTCTTTCCCGATAAGCAAAGCGCAAGCTTCGTGCTTCCGGTGAAGGCCGAGATTCGCAAGCGGGAGAAACTGGCCGCCGGGCAGACCTGCCGCCTGTCCATTTTCTTCGAGGCCTAGCTCAATCCTCTTCCACCGTGAAGGCGTCCATGATGTCTTCGAAGCCGCCGTCGATATTGTCAGGCGCGATCTGGGCGAAGAGATCCAGGATGATCACCGCGTTGAGCAGGGCGTCGCGGCTGACCGAGTTGCGCATGCGCTCGGCCAGATGGGAATTCATCACCGATAGATTCTGATAATGCTCTTTCAGCCCGTCCAAGGTGACCGGCGTTTCCGCCCCGGTCATGCGCTGCTGCACGATGGCCGAGAGCAGCCAGGACGAGAACGACCGGAACAGGGTCTCCTGCTCGTCGGCGAAGGGCAGGTGGAAGCGGGCCATGGGCCGCAAGAAACGGGTCAAGGGGCAGCCCGACGTGGCGCAGACCAGACCGATCAGCGAGCCCAGGCCCGATTGCATGGTGGTCTTGGCGACGATGGTGCGGTTGTCCGTATCCACCTCGACCACCGCCTTGGCATGGGAGACGGAATCCTTGAAGTGGGGCAGGAACATGGCGATGCCGAGCGCGGCCGGGCAATAGGCGCAATCATCGGACAGGGTGCAGTTGGGGCATTGGCGATGGCTGAGCTTGGCCCATTCGGGCTTGGGCGCTTCGGGCGGAATATCGAGCCGGAAGGTCTTGCGGTCGAAATGCAGGTCGATGGCCAGGGGCGCCTGAGCCCCGGAGAAGAAGCGGTAGGCGATCTTCTTCAGGTTCTGCTTCGATGCTTGATCCATCGTGCAATCCAAGGGGGCCATGGCCGTCTCCAATCGCAAGTGAACCCTGGTGCGATGGAGGTGATTCTAGGCTGGGGATCGGGCGCTAAACAATCAGGCGCCCCCCTTAGTCCCAATGGGATATCTCCAAGGCAAAGGTATCCGATTGACGGATCAAAAGATATAAGGAAAAAGAATCAATAATAATAGCGCATTGAAATTCAATAAATATAAGGCTGCTCTTATTTGCGGGCGGCGGTTCCGTGAATGATTTATGTCGATTTTGACGAAATCTGGAAATTCTAGCCGGTTGGTGTCGGACCGTTGACAAGTGCGCCGATCAGCATCACCAAACCCAGGATCGTGATGGAGAGCGAGCCCGCCAAGGCCAT
The nucleotide sequence above comes from Paramagnetospirillum magnetotacticum MS-1. Encoded proteins:
- the epmA gene encoding EF-P lysine aminoacylase EpmA — its product is MAGKEWWRPEVFAARRANLDLRSRAVNATRAFFAARGFAEVETPCLQVSPGLEPHLKAFATALTDPYGGPDRPLYLHTSPEFAMKKLLVAGMPRLYQLAKVFRNAERSATHHPEFTMLEWYRAGASLDDLMDDTEALVQECARAAGTKLLRREDKDCDPFVPWRRLSVAEAFGEYAHMDVLATAPDPTSPDRSALAAEATRIGISVSPSDTWEDIFFKVMLDRIEPHLGFDRPVILHSYPVSMAALSRPSPADPRVAERFEAYALGVELCNAFGELTDAAEQRRRFTADMDLKERLYGERYPLDEDFLAALDLGMPDSAGIALGFDRLVMLLAGAQSIDEILWAPVAQ
- a CDS encoding lysine-2,3-aminomutase-like protein; this encodes MTAVRRHTLRTAQDLLDAGLIRDAAAVEQVARTYAVGLTPAVVDLIDPADPADPIARQYVPSPEELTTTAEERADPIGDAAYSPVKGLVHRYPDRVLLTPLLVCPVYCRFCFRRARVGDGEATMTEAEIEAALAYVACRPDIREVILTGGDPLMLPAPRLGALLDRIGAIGHVELIRIHSRVPVSDPGRITPDLATVLGGGDKPVWLAVHVNHPREVSPLASAGLSMLARAGVPLLSQTVLLKGVNDRADVLDDLFRALIRNRVRPYYLHHPDLAPGTSHFRPSIKEGQALMRVLRGRLSGIAQPTYVLDIPGGAGKVPVGPGYWDGEEGVVIDPNDAEHSYP
- a CDS encoding class I SAM-dependent DNA methyltransferase, translated to MPIDLDGKGPNLLAMVRPDIIQDDPSAPTLDYYDSRAEQFWQGTRDHDVTQNIDALLTRLSGPPPFTILDFGCGPGRDLKAFAQRGHKPIGLDGAANFVRMAAEYSGCPVWHQNFLDLDLPQSHFDGIFANASLFHVPVKALPQVLGILRDSLKPCGVLFSSNPHGRDQEGYSGGRFGAYHTPERWAELVTQAGFCEIHRYFRPKGLPREQQPWLATLWRRD
- the efp gene encoding elongation factor P, whose amino-acid sequence is MKINANLIRPGNILEHNGRQYAVLKTQIVQPGKGGAFITVEMRDIRTGNKTNERWRTADTIEKCNVEAKECTFLFKDDSNMTFMDSESFEQFTMPNDTLGDTIGFLQDGMVVEVDFVEGSPVSITLPEKVVMKVVEADPVVKGQTASSSYKPAKLENGMKILVPPFLEEGEVIIVNTTDCSYVERFKG
- a CDS encoding inositol monophosphatase family protein, which gives rise to MIIRSALLNVMMGAARKASRNLVRDYGEVEHLQVSKKGPADFVSSADLKTEKALRAELKKARPGFGFLLEEGGEIAGDDTSHRWIIDPIDGTTNFLHGIPNFCISIALERDGELIAGVVYQPLGDEMFHAEKGAGAFLNERRLRVSARRKLEDTLIATGIPFIGRPGHETFLKELAAVMPQVAGIRRFGSAALDLAYVAAGRCDGYWETGIKPWDIAAGIVLVKEAGGYVTDFQGGSKMLDNGEILAANDHLHQPLLKLLRTARG
- a CDS encoding OmpA family protein — encoded protein: MSRGRKVALLALGALVAVAAQPASAQVVVGEYRSSVDVNWDVLDRLGPEPTLPGLITRPPSAATPAAPRPVARPVTPKSSGFKPYAEAPAAPKVAAKPRPEKVAAAPKVDIPAAEPPKAPEPVAAPEPVKASAPVSKPSKPDIAAEVPVPAKVEPPKAPAKANETPKAPEPVKVAEPVKAPEPPKVVEPPKVVEPPKVVEAPKAPEPVKIPEPPKVVEAPKAPEPPSAVQFVKAPPPAAPTPVAPTPVAPAPVVAAPPVAPPLPVAPPPVVAPAPAPQIAAVAPIAPAPAPVAAPVRKGDNLTVPFATDSSHLPDTVRMELDRLAQRMDKDENLNLQLLAYAAGDEANASKARRLSLSRALEVRKYLMEMGVRSTRIEVRALGNKVESGSPDRVDAMLVAR
- a CDS encoding peptidoglycan -binding protein, translating into MALRRARRSIDIWPGFVDALATLIMVVVFLLMIFVLAQFFLGQALSGRQKALDDLGREMAALAEKLNLQTKANAALEAELMSSRAEKEKMEAWAAGVHQDMAALLALKDEKEAELAAEKKISDEGRAQLALLNQQIAAMREELARVTAALDASEARDKEQKAQIADLGKRLNVALAGKVEELQKYRSEFFGRLRKVLGDHPGIRIEGDRFIFQSELLFATGSADLGPEGVEQVGRLAATLKDIAKTMPKGVNWVLRIDGHTDRRPMVSGRYPSNWELSTARAITVLRTLAANGVPKDRLAAAGFGEFQPVDPADNEAAYAKNRRIEIRFDQR
- a CDS encoding DUF1905 domain-containing protein, with the protein product MTFEFEAQLWLYPGDAAWHFITLPREIAEEIRFFCPRRGAGWGSVRVEACIGASRWRTSVFPDKQSASFVLPVKAEIRKREKLAAGQTCRLSIFFEA
- a CDS encoding DUF6901 family protein encodes the protein MDQASKQNLKKIAYRFFSGAQAPLAIDLHFDRKTFRLDIPPEAPKPEWAKLSHRQCPNCTLSDDCAYCPAALGIAMFLPHFKDSVSHAKAVVEVDTDNRTIVAKTTMQSGLGSLIGLVCATSGCPLTRFLRPMARFHLPFADEQETLFRSFSSWLLSAIVQQRMTGAETPVTLDGLKEHYQNLSVMNSHLAERMRNSVSRDALLNAVIILDLFAQIAPDNIDGGFEDIMDAFTVEED